In the Sorghum bicolor cultivar BTx623 chromosome 4, Sorghum_bicolor_NCBIv3, whole genome shotgun sequence genome, AAGGCTTTGTAGCATAGATCTTTCTGAAAATGTTAGCAAGTCCATGTTTACTGTTTGATAGCATCGAGTTATCAAATTGCACTTTCCAAATCTTTCTGAAGAATGGTCCTTGTGTATGATCAAGCGTTTTACCTCGGCGTTTGCCACTGCTTTGCACTTTCTTCATAAAAAAATGCCCCACAAGCAGCGTTTATGTTCGTTCAATGTTCACGTTTACTTTTCTTTCAGCGGCTGTTTGCATACCCACCCATGCTACCTGGCGATGGCTTGTCCTATTTTGCTGGCACGGGGTTGGTTGTTGGCGGCCGGTACGTGAGCGTTTTTGTGGAAACAGCCAAAGCGGACATCCAGGAGCGCGGTCCGCGTGAGGAGCCAGGGCCCAGGAGAGCCTGTGGTGCTGGTCGCGGGCCAACGATATGGAGTGCACCGATGCCGTGACCTCGAGCTGAATTTCATGAGCGATTGGTTGGATAAACCGGATGCTGGCCACGACGTCGGAACAGACCGAGAATTTCCATGATTCCATTTCCATCATCAATTCACCGCCACTTCCAACCAGAACTACTGAACTAGCGATTTCACAATGCACAAATCGGATGAACCAAAAAACCTGCATTGGTTGATCTCTCCAGCGACCCTGTGAATCTCTTTACGACTTCGGGAGTTTCTGCCACCTACTCCCAGCGGAAAGTTCATGAGCTTCCGTGCTTCCGCACCCCAAAAAACACGTAAATAATCACAAAAAAATACAacaaaaatatggatggataATAGATCTTGCAGAGTTGCACCGGAATACCAAATCTGATAGGAGTACAGGATACGCTGTCCCTACTCCCAATCTATTGAGAGCCTTGTCTCAGAACTCAGATGGTCGTTGCTGCAAGCTTGATGCTGGATCTGTGACCTCTCGAACAATTAGGATTGTGGACACCTTGTAGCTCAGTGGTAACTCTGGCAGGGGCCACTGGCCAGGCTGCCCACCTAAGATCGACACTTGGATGTCACACCGTAGGCAGACTGCTCCGACAGCCTCATCCACGTTTGAGCGCACGGTCAGTGCTCCTGTCAGCTTTAATAAAAACATAACACCCGGATAGTCAACCTCCCATGGCAGTGCCACATGGTTTACACCTATATCAGATAAGAGACGAAGAAATACCTAGATCAACAACTACCTTCATGAAACCATTGAGGCACATAACTAGAGTCCAGTGTCACGAATACATAATTTTGAGCAACATGAAATATTCATGACATGACCATTAtatgaaggagttccatcgcTACAACATATTTACAACAATCATGCATGGTTTTACAGCTACACAATATTATCGACTCGGTAGGTGCAAAATGCAGTGCTAATATCCAGACATCTTCCTCCAAACTGATCCTAGCACATTCCTGCATTGAGTATAAATTATCAAAGCACAAATACTTAGAAAAGTTACCTCGCAAAGGTCTGAACGAACacatattttttttcaagaaaATGGGACATACAAAACTTAGAAACATTGATGGGGGGCATAAATGACGCAGCTAAGCTCACCTGGAGAGTGAAAGAAAACAGGTTGCCTAGTATTGATATTCTGGATTGAAGAAAGGATTCACCTCCCTTGCTTCAGATTCTCGTTGAATCCTGGCTCTCCTTTCAACCTCTACCTCCTCCAGAATTGAGCGCTTTGGGTTTGAACTCTTAAACTGCACATGTGAACAGTGAATATTTATGTTCCTAAGACCCTTTTTTTTCCTTCAGATGAACTCTAAGATCTCCTTTTTTTAAATAAAGATCCCTTGATTTAAGGAAAATATTCGAGGAAGTAAACCAAAGATAATAAATATTAGCTACAAAACAGAAAAGAATTAAGGTAATGTGCCATGTGCCACACAGTTTTTTTCAGTAAAAATTGGACTAGGTCACTGGATACTGAAAGCCTTGTGATTCTATAAACAATAAAACGATGTTTCCACATTTTGGGAAACGGGATAAAAGAGCGCCTGCTAACTGCTAAGGGCTCTTTGATTTTCATAAACTAACTTAATTCAGTTTTGATGCCGAGGCTGGAAGTTAGACTTCATGTATCTTAAAAAAAACACTTAATTCAGTTTTGTGCTAAACTCTCCAACCCAACTTTTGTTCAGTTTTGTGTTAAGCTCAACAAGCAAACTTAATGAATAATGCCCAAAAGCTTCAGAAGTGAACCTAGCTCATAAGAGCACCACAAGCTGTCAAACTCTATGTCAACTCTCATTTGCCCTCAGCTTTGTCATAGAGAGTTCTTACACAATTTCTGCAAGATAAAGCCCAGCTATTTCATCCCGATTTAAAGCTCATTCTGGTAATATGCCTTTCAGTAAGGTATAAAGGCCTAAGAATGTGGAAAATGTGCAAAACCATGGAGGCAGTCTCTCTCCATctgtcaagttttttttttctagaacgTAGGAAATCACTAAAACAATATTTGATAGAAGATAACGACAGTTGTTAACTGAAATTCCGTAGTATGCATAACAAAAACCACACTGCAATATCATTAATCATTAGGGCAGCACATCACTGTAGACTTGTAGAGTCACTTTGCTGTGCTTCTAGCACAAACAAACTAACTGCTGCCAAGTGGCCACCATTTTCACAAATGAGAATGGTAAAATGTAACAGGAAACAGATAATACCTTGTTAACAAGATTCTCAAACGCTTTTGATCCATTTTGCTCAATGTATCTCTGTGCAGCTGAAATTACATCATCAGGCCTGCCTGATTCATCCTTCTTTGGAATATACCAGATGTTTACAACTTGCTGATTTACAATCATTGGCCTCACAAAATGCTCATATACATGTGCAGCTCCATTGAACTGTGGCAATACTAACCAGCAATTGAAAAACAGTTTCGCATAAGACCAGAATGGGAGCCTGCAAAGTGCAAAGTGATGCCTGCCATGAGCATTTTCCATTTATCTCATTATGTATCCAAATCCAAGAATCTTATCAACCAAATCATGAGATAGCGGTGAATCATGAAGTGCAGTACTAAACCAAAGAAGGTCAACAGCAAGAAAATCAAGGAACTATTGTTTATAGCCCTAAAAAATATTCCACATATGACCATCATGGTAAGTTCGAAGATGCACACCAAACTAAAGCTAAGATGAAATGTGCATTTGTGCAGAAAATTTGTTGTTTTTACCATTCGAGTACTGGAGCAAAGGTGAGCTCGAATAGAGTGATAAATGAGTACAGCACCCAGTATGTGAGCCATTGCTGATCATCCACAGCAGATTTTGTTTCAATTGCTCTAACAGAGGCATACCTGTGGAAAATGTCCAATGAGGTAAGAGAGAAACAATAACCATCAAATGGAAGACAGTTAGCGTCTATATGAAGGTTAATGGATTAACTTACAGAGGATATGCAAGTGAAACTAAAGGCCTGCAAAGACAAACAAATAGAGGATTAAAAATTCTTCAAATTGCAGCTGAACATTCAGTGATGTTCAAAAACCATAACTGCACCTAATTTTTACTTGATTGACAGAAAGTAAACACACAGGTAAAAGCTATCACATTTAGCAACCAACAGTTAGGCAATTTGGCATATTCTCTGGATATCACGTGCTTATGTATTATCATGTTCTATAAGGAGAAGCTATCCTGATTATGA is a window encoding:
- the LOC8075708 gene encoding HVA22-like protein a, with protein sequence MGGGSGSFLKVLVNNMDVLAGPLVSLAYPLYASVRAIETKSAVDDQQWLTYWVLYSFITLFELTFAPVLEWLPFWSYAKLFFNCWLVLPQFNGAAHVYEHFVRPMIVNQQVVNIWYIPKKDESGRPDDVISAAQRYIEQNGSKAFENLVNKFKSSNPKRSILEEVEVERRARIQRESEAREVNPFFNPEYQY